A stretch of Paracoccus sp. MA DNA encodes these proteins:
- a CDS encoding thioesterase family protein, with product MKPGLTPGARARFSMTVAEGDTVRALFSDRGAFPRMPAVFATAKMVGLMEWACVEQLRPYYEEGEDSLGVHVDVDHSAPTLPGQAVTVETEVEEIDGRFIWFKVVAHDGIDRIGAGRHRRALINTAKFNDRLEAKRAKAGLEG from the coding sequence GTGAAACCCGGCCTGACCCCCGGCGCCCGCGCCCGCTTCAGCATGACGGTGGCCGAGGGCGATACCGTGCGCGCGCTGTTCTCGGACCGGGGCGCCTTTCCGCGGATGCCGGCGGTCTTCGCCACGGCCAAGATGGTCGGGCTGATGGAATGGGCCTGCGTCGAACAGCTGCGCCCCTATTACGAGGAAGGCGAGGATTCGCTGGGCGTCCATGTCGATGTGGACCACAGCGCCCCGACCCTGCCCGGACAGGCGGTGACGGTCGAGACCGAGGTCGAGGAGATCGACGGCCGCTTCATCTGGTTCAAGGTCGTGGCCCATGACGGGATCGACCGCATCGGCGCGGGCCGGCACCGCCGCGCGCTGATCAACACCGCGAAATTCAACGACCGGCTCGAGGCGAAGCGCGCCAAGGCCGGGCTGGAGGGATGA
- a CDS encoding NADH-quinone oxidoreductase subunit A, giving the protein MEYLLQEYLPILVFLGMASALAIVLILAAAVIAVRNPDPEKVSAYECGFNAFDDARMKFDVRFYLVSILFIIFDLEVAFLFPWAVSFGSLSDVAFWGMMVFLAVLTVGFAYEWKKGALEWA; this is encoded by the coding sequence GTGGAATATCTGCTGCAAGAATACCTGCCGATCCTGGTTTTTCTGGGAATGGCCTCGGCGCTTGCCATCGTGCTGATTCTGGCGGCCGCGGTGATCGCCGTGCGCAACCCGGACCCGGAAAAGGTCAGCGCCTATGAATGCGGCTTCAACGCCTTCGACGACGCGCGGATGAAGTTCGACGTCCGCTTCTATCTGGTGTCGATCCTGTTCATCATCTTCGACCTAGAAGTGGCCTTCCTGTTTCCCTGGGCGGTGAGCTTCGGCAGCCTGTCGGACGTGGCTTTCTGGGGTATGATGGTGTTCCTGGCGGTCCTGACCGTGGGCTTTGCCTATGAATGGAAGAAAGGGGCGCTGGAATGGGCGTGA
- a CDS encoding NADH-quinone oxidoreductase subunit D, with product MDGDIRKNSYDDGSMDALTGEQSIRNFNINFGPQHPAAHGVLRMVLELDGEIVERADPHIGLLHRGTEKLMESRTYLQNLPYLDRLDYVAPMNQEHAWCLAIERLTGTTIPRRASLIRVLYSEIGRILNHLMGITTGALDVGALTPPLWGFEAREELMVFYERACGARLHAAYFRPGGVHQDLPPALLDDIEEWCERFPKLVDDLDTLLTENRIFKQRLVDIGIVTEEDALDWGYSGVMVRGSGLAWDLRRAQPYECYDEFDFQIPVGRNGDCYDRYLCRMAEMRESCKIMQQAVQKLRAEPAGDVLARGKLTPPKRADMKRDMEALIHHFKLYTEGFRVPAGEVYAAVEAPKGEFGVYLVADGTNKPWRAKLRAPGFAHLQSIDWMSRGHMLADVPAIIATLDIVFGEVDR from the coding sequence ATGGACGGCGACATCCGCAAGAACAGCTATGACGACGGCTCGATGGACGCCCTGACCGGCGAGCAGAGCATCCGCAACTTCAACATCAATTTCGGTCCGCAGCACCCGGCTGCCCATGGCGTGCTGCGCATGGTGCTGGAGCTGGACGGCGAGATCGTCGAGCGCGCCGACCCGCATATCGGCCTGCTGCATCGCGGCACCGAGAAGCTGATGGAAAGCCGCACCTACCTGCAGAACCTGCCCTATCTGGACCGGCTCGACTACGTGGCGCCGATGAATCAGGAACATGCCTGGTGCCTGGCCATCGAGCGGCTGACCGGCACCACGATTCCGCGCCGGGCCAGCCTGATCCGGGTGCTTTACTCCGAAATCGGCCGCATCCTGAACCACCTGATGGGCATCACCACCGGCGCCCTGGACGTGGGCGCGCTGACGCCGCCGCTCTGGGGCTTCGAGGCGCGCGAAGAACTGATGGTGTTCTACGAACGCGCCTGCGGGGCGCGGCTGCATGCCGCCTATTTCCGTCCCGGCGGCGTGCATCAGGACCTGCCGCCCGCCCTGCTGGACGATATCGAGGAATGGTGCGAGCGTTTTCCGAAGCTGGTCGACGACCTCGACACGCTGCTGACCGAGAACCGCATCTTCAAGCAGCGGCTGGTCGATATCGGCATCGTGACCGAGGAGGACGCGCTGGACTGGGGCTATAGCGGCGTCATGGTGCGCGGCTCGGGCCTGGCCTGGGACCTGCGGCGGGCGCAGCCCTATGAATGCTATGACGAATTCGACTTCCAGATCCCCGTGGGCAGGAATGGCGACTGCTATGACCGCTATCTGTGCCGCATGGCCGAGATGCGCGAATCCTGCAAGATCATGCAGCAGGCGGTGCAGAAGCTGCGCGCCGAGCCGGCCGGCGACGTGCTGGCCCGCGGCAAGCTGACGCCGCCGAAGCGCGCCGACATGAAGCGCGACATGGAAGCCCTGATCCATCACTTCAAGCTTTACACCGAGGGCTTCCGGGTCCCGGCGGGCGAGGTCTATGCCGCCGTCGAGGCCCCCAAGGGCGAGTTCGGCGTCTATCTGGTCGCCGACGGCACCAACAAGCCCTGGCGCGCCAAGCTGCGCGCGCCCGGTTTCGCGCATCTGCAGTCGATCGACTGGATGTCGCGCGGCCACATGCTGGCCGACGTTCCGGCGATCATCGCCACGCTCGACATCGTTTTCGGAGAGGTTGACCGCTGA
- a CDS encoding GFA family protein, which yields MSRQHYKGSCQCGSVAYEVDADLDQTFTCNCSRCQRLGFVLAFVPRADFHLTSDGPVTEYLFNRKQIHHRFCPTCGVESYAFGTGPDGAEMVAVNVNCLEGVDPRALASQAVDGASS from the coding sequence ATGAGCCGACAGCATTACAAGGGCAGCTGCCAATGCGGCAGCGTCGCCTATGAGGTCGATGCCGATCTGGACCAGACCTTCACCTGCAACTGCTCGCGCTGCCAGCGGCTGGGCTTCGTGCTGGCCTTCGTGCCGCGGGCGGATTTCCACCTGACCAGCGACGGGCCGGTGACGGAATACCTGTTCAACCGCAAGCAGATCCACCACCGCTTCTGCCCGACCTGCGGCGTGGAATCCTATGCCTTCGGCACCGGACCGGACGGGGCCGAGATGGTGGCGGTGAACGTGAATTGCCTGGAAGGGGTCGATCCGCGCGCGCTGGCCAGCCAGGCGGTGGACGGGGCCAGCTCCTAG
- a CDS encoding DUF5337 domain-containing protein, which translates to MRLVAVVIAVTMALWLGVQWLGGQQDWPAKYAFLADLAAIGALIWSLLVTWRIWRRRNASSQGQG; encoded by the coding sequence ATGCGGCTTGTGGCGGTGGTGATCGCCGTCACCATGGCGCTGTGGCTGGGGGTGCAATGGCTGGGGGGCCAGCAGGACTGGCCCGCGAAATACGCCTTTCTCGCCGATCTGGCGGCGATTGGGGCCTTGATCTGGTCGCTGTTGGTGACCTGGCGGATCTGGCGGCGGCGCAATGCGTCCTCGCAGGGACAAGGATAA
- the nuoE gene encoding NADH-quinone oxidoreductase subunit NuoE gives MLRRLSPIQPDSFEFTPANLEWARAQMTKYPEGRQQSAIIPVLWRAQEQEGWLSRPAIEYCADLLGMPYIRALEVATFYFMFQLYPVGTVAHIQICGTTTCMICGAEDLIRVCKEKIAPAPHTLSADGRFSWEEVECLGACTNAPMAQIGKDFYEDLTAEKLSALIDRFAAGEVPVPGPQNGRFSAEALSGPTALADLKGGEQYNGSVALAVRLGDTVKRIDGTEVPVTTPWLATQNGA, from the coding sequence ATGCTGCGCCGTCTGTCCCCCATCCAGCCGGACTCTTTCGAGTTCACCCCCGCGAACCTGGAATGGGCCCGCGCCCAGATGACCAAATACCCGGAGGGCCGCCAGCAATCGGCGATCATCCCGGTCCTGTGGCGTGCCCAGGAACAGGAGGGCTGGCTGAGCCGTCCCGCCATCGAATATTGCGCCGACCTGCTGGGCATGCCCTATATCCGGGCGCTGGAGGTCGCGACCTTCTATTTCATGTTCCAGCTCTATCCGGTCGGCACCGTCGCCCATATCCAGATCTGCGGCACCACGACCTGCATGATCTGCGGCGCCGAGGACCTGATCCGGGTCTGCAAGGAAAAGATCGCGCCGGCGCCGCACACGCTTTCGGCCGATGGCCGGTTCTCGTGGGAGGAGGTCGAATGCCTCGGGGCCTGCACCAACGCGCCCATGGCCCAGATCGGCAAGGATTTCTACGAGGACCTGACCGCCGAGAAGCTTTCGGCGCTGATCGACCGTTTCGCCGCGGGCGAGGTGCCGGTGCCGGGCCCGCAGAACGGCCGCTTCTCGGCCGAGGCCCTGAGCGGTCCGACCGCGCTGGCCGACCTGAAGGGCGGCGAGCAGTATAACGGCAGCGTGGCGCTGGCGGTGCGGCTTGGCGACACGGTCAAGCGCATCGACGGGACCGAGGTTCCGGTCACCACGCCTTGGCTTGCGACGCAGAACGGCGCTTAA
- a CDS encoding DNA alkylation repair protein — protein MRELDELKARGDAGKAAGMAAYHKAPRVYLGVAVPEIDALARGWREGRDVPARVELARRLWDSDVHEARIAAAKLLTQARIRPDEEVWRLIAGWVLQFDGWAIADHAMKAGERRLLAEPARLDEVAPWLDHPSLWVRRAALVGTLPWTRIRNPKPQDLERRERVLSWLARLAEDREWFIQKAIGWWLRDLSKHDPQRVRDWLAADGARLKPFARREAGRWLPENRKGLPGGGDQLP, from the coding sequence ATGCGGGAACTGGACGAGCTGAAGGCGCGCGGCGATGCCGGCAAGGCGGCCGGGATGGCGGCCTATCACAAGGCGCCGCGGGTCTATCTGGGCGTCGCCGTGCCCGAGATCGACGCGCTGGCCCGCGGCTGGCGCGAGGGCAGGGATGTGCCGGCGCGGGTCGAACTGGCGCGTCGGCTCTGGGACAGCGACGTGCATGAGGCGCGGATCGCGGCGGCGAAGCTGCTGACCCAGGCGCGCATCCGGCCGGACGAAGAGGTCTGGCGGCTGATCGCCGGCTGGGTGCTGCAATTCGATGGCTGGGCGATCGCCGATCACGCCATGAAGGCGGGCGAGCGGCGGTTGCTGGCCGAGCCGGCGCGGCTCGACGAGGTCGCGCCGTGGCTGGATCATCCCAGCCTGTGGGTGCGGCGCGCGGCCCTGGTCGGGACCTTGCCCTGGACGCGCATCCGCAACCCCAAGCCGCAGGATCTGGAACGGCGCGAGCGGGTGCTGTCCTGGCTCGCGCGTCTGGCCGAGGACCGGGAATGGTTCATCCAGAAGGCCATTGGCTGGTGGCTGCGCGATCTCTCCAAGCATGATCCGCAGCGCGTCCGCGACTGGCTGGCGGCGGATGGGGCGCGGCTGAAGCCCTTTGCCCGGCGCGAGGCAGGGCGGTGGCTGCCCGAGAATCGCAAGGGCTTGCCGGGCGGCGGCGATCAGCTGCCATAG
- the moaA gene encoding GTP 3',8-cyclase MoaA, which yields MRAPSYLCGMDAQAPLIDPFARPITYLRVSVTDRCDFRCTYCMAEHMQFLPKRDLLTLEELDRLCSAFIGLGVRKLRVTGGEPLVRRNIMEFFRAMSRHLGAGLDELTLTTNGSQLARFAAELADCGVRRVNVSLDTLDEERFARITRWGRLPQVLQGIEAAKAAGMRVKINTVALKGFNEDELFRLADWCAANDHDLTFIEVMPMGEMGEEQRLDQYWALSDLRDRLAERFTLTPLAERTGGPARYVRLEETGQKIGFITPLTHNFCESCNRVRVTCTGELFMCLGQEDRADLRAPLRASQSDAPLRDAIREAIARKPKGHDFDYSRRHVAGQVSRFMSHTGG from the coding sequence ATGCGGGCCCCGTCCTATCTTTGCGGCATGGACGCGCAGGCCCCGCTGATAGACCCCTTTGCCAGGCCGATCACCTATCTTCGGGTATCGGTGACGGATCGCTGCGATTTCCGCTGCACCTATTGCATGGCCGAGCACATGCAGTTCCTGCCCAAACGCGACCTGCTGACGCTGGAGGAACTGGACCGGCTGTGTTCCGCCTTCATCGGCCTGGGCGTGCGCAAGCTGCGCGTGACCGGCGGCGAGCCCCTGGTGCGGCGCAACATCATGGAATTCTTCCGCGCTATGTCGCGGCACCTGGGCGCCGGCCTGGACGAATTGACGCTGACCACCAACGGCAGCCAGCTGGCGCGATTCGCGGCTGAGCTGGCCGATTGCGGGGTGCGGCGGGTCAATGTCTCGCTGGACACGCTGGACGAGGAGCGTTTCGCCCGGATCACCCGCTGGGGCCGATTGCCGCAGGTCCTGCAGGGCATCGAGGCCGCGAAGGCCGCCGGCATGCGGGTTAAGATCAACACGGTGGCGCTGAAGGGATTCAACGAGGACGAGCTGTTCCGCCTGGCCGACTGGTGTGCCGCCAATGACCACGACCTGACCTTCATCGAGGTCATGCCCATGGGCGAGATGGGCGAGGAGCAGCGGCTTGACCAATATTGGGCGCTGTCCGACCTGCGCGACCGGCTGGCGGAACGCTTCACCCTGACCCCCCTGGCCGAGCGGACCGGCGGGCCGGCGCGCTATGTCCGGCTTGAGGAAACCGGGCAGAAGATCGGCTTCATCACCCCGCTGACGCATAATTTCTGCGAAAGCTGCAACCGCGTCCGCGTCACCTGCACGGGCGAGCTGTTCATGTGCCTGGGCCAGGAGGACCGCGCCGACCTGCGCGCGCCCCTGCGCGCCAGCCAAAGCGACGCGCCGCTGCGCGATGCCATCCGCGAGGCCATCGCCCGCAAGCCGAAGGGCCACGATTTCGACTATTCCCGCCGGCATGTCGCCGGCCAGGTCAGCCGCTTCATGAGCCATACCGGCGGCTAG
- a CDS encoding NADH-quinone oxidoreductase subunit C: protein MSDVSDEALLELTEHISLRRESDVISTQIAFGELTVNATLSGVIGLIEFLRNDPNCRFSTLIDITAVDNPARPVRFDVVYHLLSMYQNQRIRVKVQVREDELVPSLTGVFPGAGWYEREVFDLFGILFSGHPDLRRILTDYGFRGHPLRKDFPTTGYVEVRWSDIDKRVVYEPVNLVQEYRQFDFLSPWEGAKYVLPGDEKAPEAKK, encoded by the coding sequence ATGTCCGACGTCTCTGACGAAGCCCTGCTGGAACTGACCGAGCACATCTCCCTGCGCCGGGAAAGCGACGTGATCTCGACCCAGATCGCCTTTGGCGAACTGACGGTGAATGCCACGCTGTCGGGCGTGATTGGCCTGATCGAGTTCCTGCGCAACGATCCGAACTGCCGCTTCTCGACGCTGATCGACATCACGGCGGTGGACAACCCGGCGCGGCCGGTGCGCTTCGACGTGGTCTATCATCTGCTGTCGATGTATCAGAACCAGCGCATCCGGGTGAAGGTCCAGGTGCGCGAGGACGAGCTGGTCCCCAGCCTGACCGGCGTCTTTCCCGGGGCCGGCTGGTATGAGCGCGAGGTCTTCGACCTGTTCGGCATCCTGTTCTCGGGCCATCCGGACCTGCGCCGCATCCTGACCGATTACGGTTTCCGCGGCCATCCGCTGCGCAAGGATTTCCCGACCACCGGCTATGTCGAGGTGCGCTGGAGCGACATCGACAAGCGCGTGGTCTACGAGCCGGTGAACCTGGTGCAGGAATACCGCCAGTTCGACTTCCTGTCCCCGTGGGAGGGCGCGAAATACGTGCTTCCGGGCGACGAGAAGGCGCCGGAGGCGAAGAAGTGA
- a CDS encoding NADH-quinone oxidoreductase subunit B family protein, which yields MTGLNTAGADREFATAELNRELQDKGFLLTTTEDIINWARNGSLHWMTFGLACCAVEMMQTSMPRYDLERFGTAPRASPRQSDLMIVAGTLTNKMAPALRKVYDQMPEPRYVISMGSCANGGGYYHYSYSVVRGCDRIVPVDIYVPGCPPTAEALLYGILQLQRRIRRTGTLVR from the coding sequence ATGACCGGCCTGAACACCGCGGGCGCCGACCGTGAATTCGCCACGGCCGAGCTGAACCGCGAATTGCAGGACAAGGGCTTCCTGCTGACCACGACCGAGGACATCATCAACTGGGCGCGCAACGGCTCGCTGCACTGGATGACCTTCGGCCTGGCCTGCTGCGCGGTCGAGATGATGCAGACCTCGATGCCGCGCTACGACCTGGAACGCTTCGGCACCGCGCCGCGCGCCAGCCCGCGCCAGTCGGACCTGATGATCGTCGCGGGCACGCTGACCAACAAGATGGCACCGGCGCTGCGCAAGGTCTATGACCAGATGCCCGAGCCGCGCTATGTCATCAGCATGGGCAGCTGCGCCAATGGCGGCGGCTATTACCACTATTCCTATTCGGTGGTGCGCGGCTGCGACCGTATCGTGCCGGTGGACATCTATGTCCCGGGCTGCCCGCCCACCGCCGAGGCGCTGCTTTACGGCATCCTGCAACTTCAGCGCCGCATCCGGCGCACCGGCACGCTGGTGAGGTGA
- a CDS encoding DUF4260 domain-containing protein: protein MSPVLWQRAEGAGLALGGLAVAALASPGWGVLAWLAILPAPDLTMAGYLAGPRTGAALYNLGHLYALPFLLMVLGVALGSTGLIAGGGLWLAHVGFDRMLGYGLKSPSGFHDTHLGRIGREAE, encoded by the coding sequence ATGAGCCCGGTGCTGTGGCAGCGGGCCGAGGGCGCGGGACTGGCACTTGGCGGGCTCGCCGTCGCGGCGCTGGCTTCTCCGGGCTGGGGGGTGCTGGCCTGGCTGGCGATCCTGCCGGCGCCGGATCTGACGATGGCCGGCTATCTGGCCGGCCCGCGCACCGGCGCGGCGCTTTACAACCTGGGCCATCTCTATGCGCTGCCCTTCCTGCTGATGGTGCTGGGCGTGGCGCTGGGATCGACCGGGCTGATCGCCGGCGGCGGGCTTTGGCTGGCGCATGTCGGCTTCGACCGGATGCTGGGATACGGGCTGAAATCGCCCTCGGGCTTTCACGACACGCATCTGGGTCGAATCGGCCGGGAAGCCGAGTAA
- the uvrA gene encoding excinuclease ABC subunit UvrA produces the protein MEQKFIEVRGAREHNLKNVDMDIPRDQLVVITGLSGSGKSSLAFDTIYAEGQRRYVESLSAYARQFLDMMGKPDVDHISGLSPAISIEQKTTSKNPRSTVGTVTEIYDYLRLLFARAGTPYSPATGLPIEAQQVQDMVDRVMELPEGTRAYLLAPIVRDRKGEYKKEFLELRKQGFQRVKVNGQFHELDEPPTLDKKFRHNIDVVVDRIVVREGMETRLADSFRTALDLADGIAVLETAPSEGEAERITFSENFACPVSGFTIPEIEPRLFSFNAPFGACPVCDGLGVELFFDERLVVPDSALSVAQGAIAPWAKSKSAYLTQTVNALAKFYGFDKKTPWKDLPESVRQMFLRGSGQDEIPFRFDDAGRVYEVTRQFEGVIPNMERRLRESDSAWVREEFEKYQNNRPCGACEGYRLKPEALAVRIAGAHIGNVTELSIREALAWVEAAPKHLTKQKNEIAAAILKEIRERLGFLVNVGLDYLTLSRAAGTLSGGESQRIRLASQIGSGLTGVLYVLDEPSIGLHQRDNDRLLGTLKGLRDQGNSVLVVEHDEDAIRHADYVFDMGPGAGVHGGQVVARGTPAEIAADPCSLTGQYLSGAREIAVPAERRKGNGKAVKVVGATGNNLKNVTAEFPLGKFVCVTGVSGGGKSTLTIETLFKTASLRLNGARQTPAPCETIKGLELLDKVIDIDQRPIGRTPRSNPATYTGAFTPIRDWFAGLPEAKARGYKPGRFSFNVKGGRCEACQGDGVIKIEMHFLPDVYVTCETCKGKRYNRETLEVTFKGKSIADVLDMTVEDAQEFFKAVPSIREKMDALVEVGLGYIKVGQQATTLSGGEAQRVKLSKELSRRATGKTLYILDEPTTGLHFEDVRKLLEVLHSLVDQGNTVVVIEHNLDVIKTADWIIDIGPEGGDGGGRIVATGTPEDVAKVEVSHTGRYLAPMLGAARSRAAE, from the coding sequence ATGGAACAGAAGTTCATCGAGGTTCGCGGCGCGCGCGAGCACAATCTGAAGAACGTGGACATGGACATCCCGCGCGACCAGCTGGTGGTGATCACCGGCCTGTCGGGCTCGGGCAAGTCCAGCCTCGCCTTCGACACCATCTATGCCGAGGGGCAGAGGCGCTATGTCGAAAGCCTGTCGGCCTATGCCCGGCAGTTCCTCGACATGATGGGCAAGCCGGATGTCGACCATATCAGCGGCCTGTCGCCGGCGATTTCCATCGAGCAGAAGACGACCTCGAAGAACCCCCGCTCGACCGTCGGCACGGTGACCGAGATCTACGACTACCTGCGGCTGCTTTTTGCCCGCGCCGGCACGCCCTATTCGCCGGCCACCGGCCTGCCCATCGAGGCGCAGCAGGTGCAGGACATGGTGGACCGGGTGATGGAGCTGCCCGAGGGCACGCGCGCCTATCTGCTGGCGCCCATCGTCCGCGACCGCAAGGGCGAATATAAAAAGGAATTCCTTGAGCTGCGGAAGCAGGGCTTCCAGCGCGTCAAGGTGAACGGCCAGTTCCACGAGCTGGACGAGCCGCCGACCCTCGACAAGAAATTCCGCCACAATATCGACGTCGTCGTGGACCGCATCGTCGTGCGCGAGGGCATGGAGACGCGGCTGGCCGACAGCTTCCGCACCGCGCTGGACCTGGCCGACGGCATCGCGGTGCTGGAAACCGCCCCCTCCGAAGGTGAAGCCGAGCGCATCACCTTCTCCGAGAATTTCGCCTGCCCGGTCAGTGGCTTCACCATCCCCGAGATCGAGCCGCGGCTGTTTTCCTTTAACGCGCCCTTCGGGGCCTGTCCGGTCTGCGACGGGCTGGGGGTCGAGCTGTTCTTCGACGAGCGGCTGGTGGTGCCCGATTCGGCGTTGTCGGTGGCGCAGGGTGCGATCGCGCCCTGGGCCAAGTCGAAATCGGCCTATCTGACCCAGACCGTCAACGCTCTGGCCAAGTTCTACGGCTTCGACAAGAAGACGCCGTGGAAGGACCTGCCGGAATCGGTGCGCCAGATGTTCCTGCGCGGCTCGGGCCAGGACGAGATCCCGTTCCGCTTCGACGATGCCGGCCGGGTCTACGAGGTCACCCGCCAGTTCGAGGGCGTGATCCCGAACATGGAGCGGCGGCTGCGCGAAAGCGACAGCGCCTGGGTGCGCGAGGAATTCGAGAAATACCAGAACAACCGCCCCTGCGGCGCCTGCGAGGGTTATCGGCTGAAGCCCGAGGCGCTGGCGGTCAGGATCGCGGGCGCGCATATCGGCAATGTCACCGAACTGTCGATCCGCGAGGCGCTGGCCTGGGTCGAGGCGGCGCCGAAGCACCTGACCAAGCAGAAGAACGAGATCGCCGCTGCCATCCTCAAGGAAATCCGCGAAAGGCTGGGCTTCTTGGTCAACGTAGGCCTGGATTACCTGACGCTGTCCCGCGCGGCGGGCACGCTGTCGGGCGGCGAAAGCCAGCGCATCCGCCTGGCCAGCCAGATTGGCTCGGGGCTGACCGGCGTGCTTTACGTGCTGGACGAGCCCTCGATCGGCCTGCATCAGCGCGACAACGACCGGCTGCTCGGCACACTGAAGGGGCTGCGCGACCAGGGCAATTCGGTGCTGGTGGTCGAGCATGACGAGGACGCGATCCGCCATGCCGATTACGTCTTCGACATGGGGCCGGGCGCGGGCGTGCATGGCGGCCAGGTGGTTGCCCGCGGCACCCCGGCCGAGATCGCCGCCGATCCCTGCAGCCTGACCGGCCAGTATCTGTCCGGCGCGCGCGAAATCGCCGTGCCGGCCGAGCGCCGAAAGGGCAATGGCAAGGCGGTGAAGGTGGTCGGCGCCACCGGCAACAACCTCAAGAACGTCACCGCCGAATTCCCGCTGGGCAAGTTCGTCTGCGTCACCGGCGTCTCGGGCGGCGGCAAGTCGACGCTGACCATCGAGACCCTGTTCAAGACGGCGAGCCTGCGGCTTAATGGCGCACGCCAGACCCCCGCGCCCTGCGAGACGATCAAGGGGCTGGAGCTGCTGGACAAGGTGATCGACATCGACCAGAGGCCCATCGGCCGCACGCCGCGCAGCAACCCGGCGACCTATACCGGCGCCTTCACTCCGATCCGCGACTGGTTCGCCGGCCTGCCCGAGGCGAAGGCGCGCGGCTACAAGCCGGGCCGCTTCAGCTTCAACGTCAAGGGCGGCCGCTGCGAGGCCTGCCAGGGCGACGGCGTCATCAAGATCGAGATGCATTTCCTGCCCGACGTCTATGTCACCTGCGAGACCTGCAAGGGCAAACGCTACAACCGCGAGACGCTTGAGGTGACCTTCAAGGGCAAGTCCATCGCCGACGTGCTGGACATGACGGTCGAGGACGCGCAGGAATTCTTCAAGGCCGTGCCCTCGATCCGCGAAAAGATGGACGCGCTGGTCGAGGTGGGGCTGGGCTATATCAAGGTCGGCCAGCAGGCCACTACGCTCTCGGGCGGCGAGGCGCAGCGGGTAAAGCTGTCCAAGGAACTGTCGCGCCGCGCGACCGGCAAGACGCTGTATATCCTGGACGAACCGACCACGGGCCTGCATTTCGAGGATGTGCGCAAGCTGCTGGAAGTGCTGCATTCCCTGGTCGACCAAGGCAATACGGTGGTGGTGATCGAGCATAACCTCGACGTCATCAAGACCGCCGACTGGATCATCGACATCGGCCCCGAGGGCGGCGACGGCGGCGGCCGCATCGTCGCCACCGGCACGCCCGAGGACGTGGCCAAGGTCGAGGTGAGCCATACCGGCCGCTACCTGGCGCCCATGCTTGGCGCCGCGCGCAGCCGGGCGGCGGAATGA